Proteins encoded in a region of the Pirellulales bacterium genome:
- a CDS encoding alpha/beta hydrolase has protein sequence MKKLKPKRVKGESYLVSIALFVVLFTGSIAHAVEPPDCHIGSYRLKDGSLVDIAPADDGALRWRCFDGTTGALHKAAKGNWSSTYGWTDRADGKTVSFSDCNTGKIDFDGMPGNRIAFDVTDTTFSSHDTKLAGRLVMPAGKNKVPVVILLHGAERDSALISYYLQRMLPAENVGVFVYDKRGTGKSGGSYSQDFNLLADDAIAAMREARRLAGARAGRVGYQAGSQGGWVAPIAANRAPVDFVIVCFGLAVSVIDEDQQEVEIEMREKGHSPAEIAKALEVARAAETVIASGFTQGFKEFDAVRAKHKDAVWYKNLHGNYTYMFLPYSEAELRAMAPKFNWSTPFHYDPMPTLRADTTPQLWILGGEDYEAPCAETSRRVKSLIANGQPLMLAVYPRAEHGITLFETKPDGTRVSICYAPGYFAMIRDFIRDGQLHGAYGDAEITKPRDNVH, from the coding sequence ATGAAAAAACTGAAACCAAAACGGGTGAAGGGCGAGAGTTATCTCGTTAGCATCGCGCTGTTCGTTGTCCTTTTCACAGGATCGATCGCTCACGCCGTCGAACCGCCAGATTGCCACATCGGCAGCTATCGGCTGAAAGATGGAAGCCTTGTTGATATTGCGCCAGCAGATGACGGCGCATTGCGCTGGCGTTGCTTTGATGGGACGACAGGTGCGCTGCATAAGGCGGCAAAGGGAAACTGGAGCAGCACCTACGGCTGGACCGATCGCGCCGACGGTAAGACGGTTTCATTTTCAGACTGCAACACTGGGAAGATCGATTTCGATGGCATGCCCGGCAATCGCATCGCATTCGACGTAACGGATACGACGTTCAGCAGTCACGATACCAAGCTTGCCGGTCGCCTCGTCATGCCGGCAGGTAAGAACAAAGTGCCGGTTGTGATTCTGTTGCACGGCGCAGAACGCGACTCCGCTCTTATTAGTTACTATCTGCAACGGATGCTGCCGGCAGAGAATGTCGGCGTGTTTGTTTACGACAAACGTGGAACGGGAAAATCCGGAGGCAGTTATAGCCAGGATTTCAACTTGCTGGCCGACGACGCGATCGCCGCGATGCGAGAAGCCCGACGTCTGGCTGGTGCACGCGCCGGCCGCGTTGGTTATCAGGCCGGCAGCCAGGGCGGATGGGTTGCTCCCATCGCAGCCAATCGCGCCCCGGTTGATTTTGTCATCGTCTGCTTCGGTTTGGCGGTCAGCGTGATCGATGAAGACCAGCAGGAAGTGGAAATCGAAATGCGCGAAAAAGGTCATTCACCTGCCGAGATTGCCAAGGCACTCGAAGTGGCGCGCGCCGCCGAGACGGTGATTGCGAGCGGGTTTACCCAGGGATTCAAGGAATTCGATGCCGTGCGAGCGAAACACAAAGACGCTGTCTGGTATAAGAATCTGCACGGTAACTACACCTATATGTTCCTGCCCTATTCAGAGGCAGAACTCCGAGCCATGGCTCCGAAATTCAATTGGAGCACGCCCTTTCATTACGATCCGATGCCGACACTTAGGGCTGATACGACGCCGCAGTTGTGGATCCTGGGCGGGGAGGATTACGAAGCGCCATGCGCGGAGACGAGTCGCCGCGTCAAGTCGCTTATAGCCAATGGCCAGCCGCTCATGCTAGCAGTTTATCCGCGCGCTGAACATGGAATAACTCTGTTCGAGACTAAGCCAGATGGCACGCGCGTTTCGATTTGTTACGCCCCCGGCTACTTTGCCATGATCCGCGATTTCATTCGCGATGGGCAGCTGCACGGCGCCTATGGCGACGCCGAAATTACAAAACCGCGCGACAACGTGCACTAG